The following proteins are co-located in the Mycolicibacterium goodii genome:
- a CDS encoding lysophospholipid acyltransferase family protein, whose amino-acid sequence MEPVYGTVIQLARLAWRLQGLKFTVTGVENLPVTGGAVVAINHTSYFDFTFAGLPAYRQKRGRKVRFMAKKEVFDNKITGPIMRSLRHIEVDRDSGAASFERACEYLKAGELVGVYPEATISRSFEIKELKSGAARMAIEADVPIVPHIVWGAQRVWTKGRPKNLYRPKVPIFVAVGEPIRPTLPAPELTALLHSRMQHLLEQVQDAYGPHPAGEFWVPHRLGGGAPSLAEANLMDAEEAAEKAARRAQRGQAGPAEPSGAPG is encoded by the coding sequence GTGGAACCGGTGTACGGGACTGTCATCCAGCTGGCCCGCCTGGCCTGGCGGCTGCAAGGGCTCAAGTTCACGGTGACCGGTGTGGAGAACCTGCCCGTCACCGGCGGGGCGGTGGTGGCCATCAACCACACCAGCTACTTCGACTTCACCTTTGCCGGCCTGCCCGCCTACCGGCAGAAGCGCGGCCGCAAGGTGCGCTTCATGGCGAAGAAGGAAGTCTTCGACAACAAGATCACCGGCCCGATCATGCGCAGCCTGCGCCACATCGAGGTGGACCGTGACAGCGGGGCGGCCTCGTTCGAGCGGGCCTGCGAGTACCTCAAGGCCGGTGAACTCGTCGGCGTGTACCCGGAGGCGACGATCAGCCGCAGCTTCGAGATCAAGGAGCTGAAGTCGGGTGCGGCGCGCATGGCGATCGAGGCGGACGTGCCGATCGTCCCGCACATCGTGTGGGGCGCCCAGCGCGTCTGGACCAAGGGGCGTCCGAAGAACCTGTACCGGCCCAAGGTGCCGATCTTCGTGGCCGTCGGCGAGCCCATCCGCCCGACGTTGCCGGCGCCGGAACTGACCGCGCTGCTGCACTCGCGCATGCAGCACCTGCTCGAGCAGGTGCAGGACGCCTACGGCCCGCACCCGGCCGGCGAGTTCTGGGTGCCGCACCGGCTCGGGGGCGGCGCGCCGTCGCTCGCCGAGGCCAACCTGATGGACGCCGAGGAGGCGGCCGAGAAGGCAGCCCGGCGCGCGCAGCGCGGCCAGGCGGGACCTGCCGAACCCTCCGGGGCGCCGGGGTAG